The Zerene cesonia ecotype Mississippi chromosome 11, Zerene_cesonia_1.1, whole genome shotgun sequence sequence TATAGATTACTAATTACTCATTGTGCAAGTACTGTACTATATACTGTTtagattaatgtttttttatttattaagtatattaaaattatctacagTTTTTGGAATAGtgcaattttcattcaattaggTACTATAAAATGTTCTAGAGACAtaggttataataataaaaaaactaagtatttataacatattttatgagtGAAGCTTACATGATAAATGGAATAACACAGTTAAATAACTTATTCGTAAATCCAGTTTTCAGCAGCTGGGGTCCAGCCAACCAGTTCCTTTTCAGTGAACCAGAGGGCAATTTCCTTTTTAGCAGAGTCTACGGCGTCGGATCCGTGAATAATGTTGCGGCCAACTTGAATGCAGAGATCACCACGAATAGTACCGGGTTGAGAATCAGCTGGATTTGTAGCACCAAGCATTTGACGTCCAGTTTTAACAACATTAAGGCCTTCCCATACCATAGGTACAACGGGTCCAGAGCTCATGTACTTCACTAGACCAGGGAAGAAAGGCCTCTCAGAAAGGTCGCTGTAGTGTTTTTGCAGAAGTTCTTCTGATGGCCACACGAACTTCAGGGCGACCAGTTTGAAGCCTTTCTTTTCAAAGCGCTCAATTATATTGCCAACGAGACCGCGCTGAACGCCATCGGGTTTTACCATGATAAAGGTTCTTTCACGTGGTTCTGCCATTTTTGAagaagtaaaaatttaaaggttATCAAAAATACCGACGACAATGTGGAGTTACGACGTCGCGGACAGCCGGTCAATGACAGAATAGGAAGaggaaattgttatttgtagAGATCTGACGTAACATCATGTAATAGACAAGcttttttttctcttcatGGCATGATGTCTATTTGCCAGTGTCAATTAAGACAATCTTTAATAATaccgttttaatataaatctgacTATTCATAATcggttatttgttaaataaagttttaagtttaaaaaaagatagGCACAAATTGCGGTGCGGAAaagtattttaacattttaagaaTAGTATTCTTATAAACACCATGAGGTATGAGCGTTCAATCAAAAATATCCCGCCCATCCACAATCTCGaacatttttcacatttaaattgtaatttttttaaaagatttcaataattctgtCGTCAATATATGCTTTTGTGTCGTGCTGCTCAAACTTTGCTGAACaccttttacaaaatattgcttaattttattaattatatttaatgataattttctcTTCccattaatatcaaataaaaaaataataataattttgcgtAAAGAAGTGGcccatattcttttccttcccctt is a genomic window containing:
- the LOC119830209 gene encoding nucleoside diphosphate kinase, producing the protein MAEPRERTFIMVKPDGVQRGLVGNIIERFEKKGFKLVALKFVWPSEELLQKHYSDLSERPFFPGLVKYMSSGPVVPMVWEGLNVVKTGRQMLGATNPADSQPGTIRGDLCIQVGRNIIHGSDAVDSAKKEIALWFTEKELVGWTPAAENWIYE